The genomic interval AACTTCAGGTAAGAAGTGTTGAACTGCAGTCTATCTGGTTCAGATATGAATTAAGCGTGGGTGTAGTTTAATTTCATTGCGCTCGCTAACTCTTAACACCGCCAGTAGTTATAATTAGGCCGTTAAGCAATTTAGCTAGCTGTGCATGCAAACTAACATGATGGGGTTTCTCTAATGCTGGACGGTTTCTATGATGCTATTCTAGTTGTAATTATGTTAGTGCTTAagtaactttattttattaatttagttaGTTAAGTATTATCTCTATTTGTTAGGTAGTTAAAAACTTTATAAGGTCGAGCGGACGCGCCAGCGCGTCCGAgcacataactttttttttgtaagacaaCACAGGCATTTTTCAGGAAATGTCCACTCTGGGACAAGGAAGAGATGATTCAATTTAGATTTAGAGGTGATCCGGATCACTGTCTTGATCCAGGATTTTTTTGAAGGATTCTTTATCATTGCAGGATAGGGCGATTTTCAGCATATGTGTATGCAACTCCAAGAAAATTGCCCAGattgcttgtaaaaaaaaaaaaaaaaaaaatacaggacaTGGCCATGGTAGTTGCTATGAAATGACACATTATGATTTAAATTCTGCCAATATTCTGGGTACTGTGATCCAGTACATGAGAAAAATAGGGGCTTATCACATTTTTTTGACACAGTGAGGTAACAGATGAGGGTACAGACATACAAACAGGTCTGTGCTCTCTGAGTGTTTTTATAGTTACAGTCTGtaatttacacattttaatattCATCTTAACTCTGTGTCCTATTTTTCAGGATCCCATCATACTTTGTTCATTGTTTGTTCAGGAGTTTGCCCTAAGTAAGTACTATATGGAGTATATGATGCAACTATTTTCCCAGATTTTTCTAGAAACCAGTACTGTGATCATACAAGTCCATAAAGTGTCATTCTTTATCACTTATCTTCATCTGTCTCCTTTCACCTTTTAAAGGTCTCCGTGTTTGAGGGCCTATTCTGTGGATATATttatttgcacttttatttatgcagtaaataaatagtctatgaaaaaaaatcactaaatctgtcatttattcattttaatatattCATCAATGATCATGTCTCACCTCTATTCTGTATTAATCCCTGTCCTAATTTCAGGATCCCATCAtacgttgtacattgttcaggaGGTTAACTAGACCATGCAGCCTTTTGATATCCGCTAAGTACTGTATAGAATATTGGGACTGGAAGGATGGTGTATGTTTAAGTTTATGTTTAAGTATATATACACCAACAAGACAGTGTGAAAGCATTGTCACAAGAAAGTTTGTTTTCATTCATAGGCTTAATTGTCTTTCCATCAATACCTGGTGGGCCGGTCTCGGCTCAAAATGCCCGGGCCGATTTTTTGTCCCAGTCCAgccctgggaggcatgcaagactgctttctttgatgttcctgatgacttcatcaataaattgtataaatccttgccgaagcccatggaagtcatacaaaatattaaatttggatctcacagcaccactacttaattcgcttatgttatgtaacatgtttttgtatttgaagtattttttgttcaattttcacactactctctgtaggcgacaaaacttttgtcttgccaaaatttgacctttatgtcttcattaaatgataaatcttttttcagtgaaacaaatatatttttgtatattcaacatcatttgggagggtcttagttttcatatgagccatttgaaACCAAATgagtaattaaaagtcaggttattagcaattgtttcaacaaaatggataatcgacaagacttttgtcaaggACTGTAGTATCTCTTCTATtcatttaggctaggttcatactgcaggtcttaatgcacaattccaattttttgtcatatctgttgttttgccgtgcccgttcagactgcctttgtccattgagcccattcaagtatcacgtatgcgcactaattcgcagtccgagatgcgctcaccaaaatgacccgcatgcgcaggagcatcaaaacaaatgaatacacATGAtgcactaggagtgggaacctcttggtacctcacgatacgatacgatttgcgatacaaagctcacgataatgatgatctgacgatatcacgatacaacgattatcgataaattggtcaggaaatcattctaggatattctacaaacaactaataaacagaaaaacaagcttctgctgtgaatttttcagtcttatttcaatgcaaaaaacaccgtcttatattcgggccaatacggtaataaacagaaaaacaagcttctgctgtgaattggaatgagtttatcactagtagacgtccaatccatttgaactgggagagatggcagcaaatgaacattcgttcattcgctgccatccctcccacttcaaacggattgaacgtctatcgctgttagtggcagccaatgccaggcaatgaggtaattttgggccatttaaggtcatttacctgttgatgttcagttacttcctgttgatttgggggtattttatgggtcacttcctgtttattttgagttacagaacaggaagtgacctgggaatcacacaaatgaataggcagtgactcaaactcaacaggaaatgacctgtaaatgccctaaaatgaagtgcaagtgacctgtaaatgccctgaaaatcggacagcatgactgaatgctctggtttcgaatgaacgaatgttcccagtctaaatggattgggcatcgtgCATCGTCAATGCCCCCTTatcgttaactgagacactattatggtggaagattttggtagcaacttgttggtttatttttaatttttaatttttttttttttttttttacaaagtatcacgatatattaccatttcgatatattgtcacatccctatgatgcacacacacacatacggacagttttCCCCGACTCCCggtcgtgtaagcaatcttaaaatattgctcatttggagcagagaaaaaaaaaagtcgagcATTCTCAAGAATCCTCAacccatattattttttttatgactgttgtcaagcccgccccttccccaaaagccgcgttcaaaCTAGGcgataacgctaatgcacagctgcaccgctaccatagcgtctctctcgctttttgctgACGTaagtgctgcatgaattccgatttgggggacttgacagttcagaccgcagccccaTTCGGGAAAATGTGGCCGAGACCTGATtataaccacatacaaaagtgacctagATTGGATTAGAAATGGTCcgcttttatgtgacttttcccattcagactgtcaagttaatgcctcactcaagtcggaaaaacacgaaaaaaatcggattcgtgcattaagacctgctgtatgaacctagccttattgAAGCAGTCGTAGCTTaagattcattattattattattttttttttttacttttgctgACTTCATTTAGTGTATTATCCAAATCGctcattgatttattttgatagaaaatacagaattaaataaaaaacttgcAGAAAGaccaattttatttaattaaataattggTTGATTAACGTTAACTTTAAATTAAATTCACCTCATACAATCATTTACATAAACGTTGACAAATAGTCTTATAATATTTGTTTGGGTGCTGTTCCACCTTGGAGGTTAGAGTGTCCCATGAACTAGAGCAAAGTGGAGTAAGACACAAACCTCCTCCTGGCCTTGTTTGCAATTATTAGAGAATGTTCAGTGAatttgatgtgtttttttactTGTTTACTCTTCGCATCAAGGCCGATGCGGGTGTCCCGCTTCATCAGCCATATTGAGGATGTATCCCGCCATGTCGTTCTCAGTGGGGAAGTCGGACATCACCCACGAGTCATTGGCGGCGGTCACCTGCAGCCGGCACATGGGGCAGTTGCGACTCCTGTGGGAACACGTCGGACACAAGTTAAGTTAGCGTTTGGCTTTGCCGTTAGCATTAATCAAGGTACCATTTGTCGATGCACTTCTGGCAGAAACTGTGAGTGCACGGTAGAATCAGGTCGGCCTTCCCGTCCATACAGATGCAACATTCCTCGTCGTCCGTCAGCTCTTTGACTCTGCATGGGTGAGAGAAAACCCATGGAAACTTCTTAGTGGCGATAGGTTTTTCGTTCTGGTAGTGGTTAGCATTCAAGGAGACACCTAATATCAAAGCTCActattaactctttggctgccattgacggtgatggacATACAGTAGAATCCATTTGGATTGGGAGGTCTGTTCGCAGTccagatggattggacgtctaccgccgTCAATTGCTAAACGCAGTAGATTGTTGTCATACCAACCTGCCCATCCACATGCTGGCCTGGCAGGCATCGGCGTCAACAGGTGGCGCGCAAGAAGCCTCAGGGGCGGTGGCGCCCTCGGCCGCCAGCACGCCAGAGGCCTGGCTAGTCATGTCGCGGTACAGCTGGATGAACTGATACAGGTTCATTATGCGCGATGCCTCCACTGTGCCGTTGTCCTTGTTGATCTAGCGagaatttacttatttattaaaaaaaatatttataacatTTTTTCAGCTTACGACATTGTCAACAAAGGGGAACCTTTTTGaagtagaaaaaaaacgcaggaaaaaaatggtccagtaGGTTTGTTGTTCGGCCCCTCTTTTCAAAATCAGGAGTTAAAACAAGCAGTTGTTTATTTCCAAGGTTTTTGACGTCAGTACCTCTGAACACTCACCTCCAACATCGAGGCCACTCTTTCCCTTACTGAGAAATAATGGTAATTCGTCGACTATCAAAACAATTGTTTCAGCCTCAGCTGGAGGTAATAAAATGTAGTTGTTTAAAGAGCTCACCTTGGTGCAAACGATCCTAACGGCCACTTTCCACAAGGCGGTTGCGTCCGATCCCGGTTGGACCTCAAATAAAAGGTGTTTGTGCTGCCCTGATGCCAGTTTAGCAGCTCTGCAGAGAGCAACAGATGGAAGTCATATAATAATATTTCATGCACAAGTTCATACGCAGTCCTAATGATGATAGGTGATATAGAAAACAGGTGAATTTGGaacactgtggtatgaaaacgtatctgaaccttttggaatttctcacatgtctgcataaaagtacaatcaaatgtgatgtatctttgtcaaaatcacacagatgaaaaaaacagtgtttgctttaaccaaaaccacccaaacatttattggttttcatactttaatgaggatagtatgcaaacaatgacagaagagggaaaaataagtaagtgaaccatcacattta from Corythoichthys intestinalis isolate RoL2023-P3 chromosome 5, ASM3026506v1, whole genome shotgun sequence carries:
- the rnf141 gene encoding RING finger protein 141, which codes for MGQQISGQAARLPEKLLKHASLVRDSGYLTYEEFLARVAELNDLAAKLASGQHKHLLFEVQPGSDATALWKVAVRIVCTKINKDNGTVEASRIMNLYQFIQLYRDMTSQASGVLAAEGATAPEASCAPPVDADACQASMWMGRVKELTDDEECCICMDGKADLILPCTHSFCQKCIDKWSRNCPMCRLQVTAANDSWVMSDFPTENDMAGYILNMADEAGHPHRP